The Aestuariibaculum lutulentum genome segment ATTTTGGTTCTCCAAACAGTCGCCCAAGACATGAAGAAACGTTGCTCGGCAGTAAAACCGTCGATGTCTTCTGGTCTTCCGTTATCTTTAAAGCTAAGCTGTAAAGCATCGTAAGCTGCATTTACACCACCTAGGTCCCCAATATTTTCGCCAAGTGTGAATGGACCGTTAATATTGGTTTCAGGTAACACTTCAATGGCACTGTATTGATCTGCTAAATCTTTTCCTAAAGCTTCAAACCGTGTTAAATCTTCGTCTGTCCACCAATTGTTCAGGTTTCCGTTTTTATCATATCTCGCACCAGAATCATCAAAACAGTGTGAAATCTCATGACCTATAACCGCACCAATACCACCGTAGTTAACAGCATCGTCTGCCTGAAAATTGAAAAATGGAGGCTGTAAAATAGCTGCAGGGAATACAATTTCGTTAAACGATGGATTGAAGTAGGCATTAACCGTTTGTGGAGACATACCCCAACGGCTTTTATCTACCGGCTTACCTAAATCTTCTAAATTCTTTTTATGGTTCCAGGCGCTTACGTTAAGCATGTTTTGAGAAAAGGATCCGTTTTCATCTGTTGAACTGATTTCCAAATCGGAGTAATCTTTCCATTTATCAGGATAAGCGATTTTAACGGTTAAAGCTAAAAGTTTTTCGACAGCTTTTTCTTTCGTTTCTTCAGTCATCCAGGCTGCATTTCTAATGCGATTTTCAAAAGCTTTAATCACATTAGCAATCATTTTTTCTGCACGCTGTTTAGCTTCAGGAGGAAAAACTTCATCTACATAAAGTTTGCCTAAGGCTTCGCCAACAGCACCGTTAACTGTTAAAAGCGCTCGTTCTTCTAAAGGACGTTGTTGTTTTGCACCACGTAATGTTTTGCCATAGAATTCCCAGTTAGCAGTTTCTATTTCGGTACTTAATGCACTTGCCGATCGGTTGAATAAAGACCAACGTAAATACGCTTTCCAGTCGTCTACATTGTTTTCGGCAAGGATATTTTGTAACGCTTCGGTATATTTTAATTCGCCAACAATAATGGTGTCGATACTTTTAACGCCGATACCTTTAAAATAAGTATTCCATTTAATAGCGGGAACCATATTTTGTAATTCGGAGATAGATTTAGGGTTGTAGCGTTTGCGGGCATCACGACGTTCTACCTTATCCATTTTTGGTTCGGCAAGTCGTGTTTCGAAAGCTAAAATACGTTTAGCCTGGTCGTTAGCTTCAGTTTCAGTATCTCCTAAATATTGAAGCATTTTAGTAACATGTGCCACGTAAAGTTCTCTTTTCTCTTTAGAGTCTGTATCATCTTTAACGTAATAATCTCTATCAGGAAGTCCTAAACGACCCGAACCTAAAAAGGCAGAGTTAATATTACTGTTTTTTGGGTTGGTGCCTACATGAAAACCAAAGAAACCAATGCCTCCGGTAGGTTCCATTTCAATTAAAAAGTTTTGAAGATCTTCTATATTCTGAATGGCATCAATCTTTTTTAAGTCTTTTTTAATGGGATTGATACCCATTTTATTTCTGCTTACAGTATCAATTATGGTTTTAAAAAGTTCGATAGCTTTTTGTTGGTCAGATCCCGGAAGTACTTCACTCTTTTTAATGTCTTTGTTGTCAGACATGGCATTTTTTAAGATGGCTAGTGCGTCTTCATCGGTTTTCTTTCTTAATTCATTAAAGCTTCCCCAACGGGTTTGGTCATCCGGAATTTCGGTAGTTGCTAACCATTTACCATTAACGAATTTGAAAAAATCGTTTTGTGGTTTTACCGAGGAATCCATAAACTCAAGGTTAATGCCAGGTGTTTGGGCAACTTCGGTGGTTTCGGTTTTTGTTTCGTTTTTACACGAAGCTACAGCCAAGACCAACGATAAGCCTAAGAAAGGCTTAAGATTTAAGTTTGTTTTCATATGCTGATTTGGTTAAATAATGAGCCCAAGGTAGCATACTTGTCTATGAACAGGGGGTTGATTATGAAAATCTTAACACAAATTGAAAGAACAAACCTGTTAAAATGAAAAGCAGATTAAGGACGTTCAAAAACGTTTTTGTCGGCCTCCATTTTTTTATTCATTTGAAGGTTCAAATTTGAAAATGCAACTAGAAATTCTTTAATCGTTGCAAGCAACTCATCTCGTTTGGTTGTCGATAACCCGGAAAAACTTTGTAGTTTATAAAGTTTGGTTTCAAATGCTGTAATACGTGCTTTAACAGCATCGGTATTTACTTTTTCGGGAATATTTTTATTAAAATCCTTAAGGAGAACAGTGATGGCTTCATCGTTGTCATTGAAAAAGCTGAGGTCGCCTTTTTTTACGTTGTTAACAACATCGTTAATTTGTGTGTATTCGTTCCAGCTTTGTATGGCTTCTTCTGTTTGATTATCTAATAAGAATTCGGTGTATTTAAGTTTGGCAATATCACTTTCCGTCACTTCGTTAGTGTTTTTAGAAGTATCGGTATTTTGTTCCTGGTTTTCAGATTGCTTACAAGAACTCATGATTATGATGAAAATGCCTAAAAGACTTAAAAATTTAAAATTCATAGGTTTTTTAAATATAAATACAACGGCAAAGATATAGGAATAGTTTATTAATCTTTAAAATAGATGGTGATGAAGTTTAAAATGTTTTCATGTAGAAATGAAAAGTTTTCAATAAAATCTTAGTAATTTTAAGTAGTACACATAAAACCTTGGTTAAATGAAACCTAAAATATTAATAATAGGGGCTTGCGGACAAATTGGTTCAGAATTAACATTTAAGCTACGTGATTTGTATGGTAGTTCGAATGTTATTGCAAGCGATATTAGTTACAGCAATTTAGGTGTTGTTAATACAGGTATTTTTGAAGTGGTCGATGCGCGAAGCTATTCCAGTATTAAAATATGCGTCGATAAATATCAGATTGACACGATTTACCTTATGGCTGCCATGCTTAGTGCTACGGGAGAAAAATTCCCAATGAAAGCCTGGGATTTAAATATGGAATCGCTGTTTCATGTGCTAAATCTGGCGAAAGCCAATGTGATTAAAAAAGTATTCTGGCCATCGAGTATTGCGGTGTTTGGACCCACAACTCCGGTTGAAAATACACCTCAGTATACTGTTATGGAGCCATCAACCGTTTATGGTATTACCAAGCAGGTGGGCGAGCGTTGGTGTGAGTATTATTTTAATAAATTTGGGGTAGATGTCAGGAGTTTACGTTACCCTGGAATTATAAGCTGGAAAACCATGCCTGGCGGAGGAACTACCGATTATGCTGTTGAAATTTATCATAAAGCGATAACCGATGGGGCTTATGAATGTTTTCTGTCTGAAAACACGAAACTACCCATGATGTATATGGATGATGCTATAAAGGCAACTGTTGATATTATGGAAGCACCTGCCGAAGCAATAAAAATAAGGTCGTCTTATAATTTATCGGCTATTAGCTTTACACCAAAAGACGTTGCAGAAAGTATTCAGGCATCGCATCCCGATTTTAAAATAATCTACAGTCCGGATTACAGGCAGACCATTGCAGATAGCTGGCCTAAAAGTATTGATGATTCACGTGCCAGAGCAGACTGGGGATGGAATCATAGTTTTGATCTTCAGGATATTACTAAAGAGATGCTCTTTCAGTTGGATAAAAAGTATAACACGCCTCTGAAAAAATCGAATTAATTGTATCTTTGACATTTCCCATATCTTAATTAATTATTATGCTAGAGAATTTTTGGTTTAACGTAGAGTATGGTATAAATCATGTCCTTGATATCAAAGCTTACGACCACGTTTTATTCCTTATTGTTTTAACGGTTCCTTATTTGTTTAAAGACTGGAAACGCGTGTTTTTATTGGTCTCTATGTTTACCCTAGGACATACTTTGTCTTTGGTTCTGGCATCTTATGGGATGGTGAGTGTAAATGCTACGATTGTTGAATTTTTAATACCTATTACCATTTTAGTGGTCGCCTTGTTTAATGTGTTTACGTCGGGAAAAGGCGCGCAAAAGGAAAAAGTGGGTGTTTTATTTTTATCTACTTTATTTTTTGGATTAATTCACGGGTTAGGCTTTGCCAGAGAGTTTAAAATGTTACTTGGAGATTCTGATAGTAAACTTGTATTGTTATTAGAATTTGCATTAGGAATAGAAATCGCACAGATTATTATTGTATTTATCGTGTTGTTTTTAGGGTATTTGGTGCAAACCATTTTCCGTTTTTCAAAACGCGACTGGATTATGGTGATTTCGGCCATTGTGGTTGGGCTCGTTATTCCTATGATTTTAAACAGCGATTTCTTGGCTTAATCTAAAAATTAAGTACTTAACATCTAAAATTATATAAACTTTCGTAAAAGTTTAACGAAGTAGGGTTGTAATTAAAATACGAACCAAGTATATTCGTTATATTATTTCGCGTGAAGGATTGAGGTAGTTGTTGGAGCTCTTTATTTTGTAAAAATAAAAGCGACTACCGAAAGCCTGGTTGCTAAAATCAACACGCCAAAAACAAATACAGATTCATGCCGAAGATTAAACAGCTTAAGTACGATAAAGCGTATTTAAGAATTGCTAAAGAGTGGGGAAAATTGTCTTACTGTAACCGCAGACAGGTTGGAGCACTTATTGTAAAGGATAGAATGATAATTTCTGATGGGTATAATGGTACGCCATCGGGGTTTGAAAATTTTTGTGAAGATGATGAAGGCTACACAAAATGGTATGTTTTGCATGCCGAAGCCAATGCGATTTTAAAAGTAGCGGCATCGACACAATCATGTAAAGGAGCTACCTTATACATTACCATGTCACCGTGTAAAGAATGTAGTAAACTTATACACCAAGCAGGTATTGTAAAAGTGGTTTATCAGGATGCTTACAAAGACGATTCTGGTCTTAAATTTTTAGCTAAAGCTGGCATCGAACTGAAACAAATTGAAGATATAGAAGCTTAATGTCTAATAATAAAAAATACTTGCCCTTAATACTTGGTGTTGCTATTGCGGCAGGGATTTTTATTGGCGGAAAGTTAAATTTTAGTGATTCGCCGGACAGGTTGTTTTCTACAAATAGCAAAAAAGATAAGCTTAACCGACTTATCGATTATATAGATTACGATTACGTTGATGACATTAACACCGATAGCATTGTAGATGTTACAGTAAATGGCATTCTGGAGAATCTCGATCCGCATTCGGTGTATATTCCAAAAGAAGATATGCAGCGCGTTTCAGAAAACATGAAAGGCGATTTTATTGGTATTGGCGTAAGTTTTTATCCCTTTAGAGATAGTATTGCAGTTATTCGTGCTATTGAAGGCGGACCAAGTGAAAGGGCTGGTATTAAAGGCGGTGATCGTATTTTAATGGCCGATGGCGATACACTTTTTGGAGCGAAGCTGAACAATAGTGATATGGTCGATAAGCTAAAAGGACCTGAAAACACTAAAGTGAAATTAAAGGTCTATAGAAAGGGCGAATCGAAACTTTTAGATTTTACAGTGAAGCGTTCTGCGATTCCTATTAAAAGTGTTGATGCAGCTTACATGTTAACTGGTAAGCTGGGTTATATAAAAATTAACCGCTTCGCGGAGTCGACTTATAAAGAGTTTAAAACAGCTTTAGATAAATTACTGGATGAAGGCGCGACAGAAATCGCTTTAGATTTACGTGATAATCCGGGTGGTTTTCTTGGGATTGCCGAGCAAATTGTTGATGAGTTTTTAGAAGATGAAAAGCTAATATTATTCACCAAAAATAAACGAGGTCATATTGAAAAAAACTTTGCTACCAGCAAAGGCGATTTTGAAGACGGTAAGTTATTTGTGTTAATTAATGAAAATTCGGCATCGGCAAGTGAAATTGTAGCCGGAGCGCTTCAGGATAACGACAAAGGGACTATTGTTGGTCGCCGAAGTTACGGTAAAGGCCTGGTACAACGTGAAATGGATTTAGGTGACGGCAGTGCTGTAAGACTGACTGTCTCTAGGTATTATACACCAACAGGACGTTCTATTCAACGTTCTTATAACAAAGGAAACGACGATTATTATCATGATTATTTCGATCGTATTGAGAGTGGAGAGTTATTTGATTCCGATAAGATTAAAGTAGCCGATTCCCTAAAATTTACAACACCAAAAGGTAAAGTGGTTTATGGAGGCGGAGGTATTATTCCTGATGTATTTGTTCCTATCGATACAAGCTTACAAAACGAAACCTTAACCTTTTTACAGCGTAGTGGTTTTATAAGTAATTTTGTGTTCGTAGAGTTGGATAAAGATCGAAAGGCCTATGGTATTATGTCTCGAGAAGATTTTATTGATAACTACATGGTGAGCGATGAAATGGTTTTCGACTTTCAGGATTATGTAAATCTTCGTACCAATACTAAAATTACTTTTGTGGCTTATCACGACGAGGTGAAGCAATACATTAAAGCTGCTTTAGCCGATCAATTGTATGGTGATGGTGCATTTGAGCAAATTATCAATCAGAGTGATATTATGATTGATGAGGTAATTCGGTTAAGTGAGGTATGGGAGTAATTACTCTTCTATTTTATCGTGTACTTTAGCATGATTCCCTTCATTCCAAAGGGTTAGAATGTCTGTAGCGACATGAGCGCCACTACCTGAACAAATAGCAAACTGACTGCGCCATCCTGCTAAAGATCCGGCAACATAAAGATTTTCTTCAATTAAATGGTCGGTGTTTTTTAACCAGATACGGTCTTTTTCAATTGCAGATCTTGGGTGAGGCTCAACATATTGTTCTAAACCTTTAATGTGCATTAAATTGGTATAGCCAACCGCAACAACAACAATTTTAGATTGATAGGTGTGTTTGTTGGTTTTAATTTTAAAACCGTTTTTAATTTTTTCTAATTCAAGAACCTTTTCACCTTCAATTTGTTCTACATGCGGATAAAGCTTAGTAAGTTGCTGTTTCCCGCTTTCTAAAACAGACGCACCTGTAGTGCCTGGTGTAAGGCCTAGAACATTATTGAATAAAGCGGTTTGAAGATGTGATGTTTTTTGGTGAACAACAATACCAATGTGTTTGTCTTTAGCGTAGGCTTTGTTCTTTGCGGAGCCTAAAATTAAAGCACAGGATAAACCAGCTGCGCCACCTCCAATAATTAAAGCATCAAATTGCATATTAACGGCGTTCTTTTACTTTTTGTTCTATGCGCTTAGATGTGTATAAAATAAGCATAATAAGAATGGCGCAAAGCGAAGCTAAAATGGTAATAATCGCAACAGAACTTTCGCCTTGTAATGGGGCGCTGAAATTAATTTTTGTTGCATTAAAAACCACAAGGGCCAATGCTAATACACTTATAACTATGGTTGCTATTTTCATTTTTAAGAATGTTTTTAGGTTAAAGCGAATAAGGCTTTAATGTTGTGAGCGAATAATTTAACGGCAATAGCCAATAAAATAACCCCGAATACTTTACGGATAATATTAATTCCGTTTTGCCCTATAAGGCGCTCAATCTTTTTTGATGTTTTAAGCACTACAAAAATAATAATAACATTTAAGAGTACCGCAACAATTATATTTTCGGTGCTAAACTCTGCTCTTAGCGATAATAATGTGGTTAAACTTCCTGGGCCTGCTATTAATGGGAAAGCTAAAGGGAACACCGTGGCAGACATAGCGCTGTGCTCTTCTTCCTTGTAAAGGGTAATGCCAAGAATCATTTCTAAAGCAATAAAGAATAATATAAATGAACCGGCAACTGCAAAGGAGTTTACATCAATACCAACCAGATTCAAAATGCTTTTACCTAAAAATAAAAACATGATTAAAATAACTCCGGCAATAATGGAAGCTTTACCACTTTGAATGTGTCCCATTTTTTTTCTTAAATCAATAATAATTGGAATGTTTCCAATAATATCGATAACAGCGAAGAGAACCATAAAGGCAGTAAATATTTCTTTAAAGTTGAATTGCATAAGTTCATGTTTTAAATTTCGTAACAAATGTATAGCAATATCATAAATTACAATAGTGTTTTAAACATAAAGTTTCGTTATTTTTGCACCCGAAAAATGGTAGTAAAGGTATGTTTCAATTAGGGAAAACAATTGTTTCTGAAGATATTATAGAAAAAGAATTTGTGTGTAATCTTTCGGCA includes the following:
- a CDS encoding M13 family metallopeptidase — protein: MKTNLNLKPFLGLSLVLAVASCKNETKTETTEVAQTPGINLEFMDSSVKPQNDFFKFVNGKWLATTEIPDDQTRWGSFNELRKKTDEDALAILKNAMSDNKDIKKSEVLPGSDQQKAIELFKTIIDTVSRNKMGINPIKKDLKKIDAIQNIEDLQNFLIEMEPTGGIGFFGFHVGTNPKNSNINSAFLGSGRLGLPDRDYYVKDDTDSKEKRELYVAHVTKMLQYLGDTETEANDQAKRILAFETRLAEPKMDKVERRDARKRYNPKSISELQNMVPAIKWNTYFKGIGVKSIDTIIVGELKYTEALQNILAENNVDDWKAYLRWSLFNRSASALSTEIETANWEFYGKTLRGAKQQRPLEERALLTVNGAVGEALGKLYVDEVFPPEAKQRAEKMIANVIKAFENRIRNAAWMTEETKEKAVEKLLALTVKIAYPDKWKDYSDLEISSTDENGSFSQNMLNVSAWNHKKNLEDLGKPVDKSRWGMSPQTVNAYFNPSFNEIVFPAAILQPPFFNFQADDAVNYGGIGAVIGHEISHCFDDSGARYDKNGNLNNWWTDEDLTRFEALGKDLADQYSAIEVLPETNINGPFTLGENIGDLGGVNAAYDALQLSFKDNGRPEDIDGFTAEQRFFMSWATVWRTKMRDDALKNQIKTDPHSPGMTRAVQPLLNVDAFYQAFDIKETDSLYLEPSKRVKIW
- a CDS encoding NAD-dependent epimerase/dehydratase family protein; this encodes MKPKILIIGACGQIGSELTFKLRDLYGSSNVIASDISYSNLGVVNTGIFEVVDARSYSSIKICVDKYQIDTIYLMAAMLSATGEKFPMKAWDLNMESLFHVLNLAKANVIKKVFWPSSIAVFGPTTPVENTPQYTVMEPSTVYGITKQVGERWCEYYFNKFGVDVRSLRYPGIISWKTMPGGGTTDYAVEIYHKAITDGAYECFLSENTKLPMMYMDDAIKATVDIMEAPAEAIKIRSSYNLSAISFTPKDVAESIQASHPDFKIIYSPDYRQTIADSWPKSIDDSRARADWGWNHSFDLQDITKEMLFQLDKKYNTPLKKSN
- a CDS encoding HupE/UreJ family protein, translating into MLENFWFNVEYGINHVLDIKAYDHVLFLIVLTVPYLFKDWKRVFLLVSMFTLGHTLSLVLASYGMVSVNATIVEFLIPITILVVALFNVFTSGKGAQKEKVGVLFLSTLFFGLIHGLGFAREFKMLLGDSDSKLVLLLEFALGIEIAQIIIVFIVLFLGYLVQTIFRFSKRDWIMVISAIVVGLVIPMILNSDFLA
- a CDS encoding deoxycytidylate deaminase, whose protein sequence is MPKIKQLKYDKAYLRIAKEWGKLSYCNRRQVGALIVKDRMIISDGYNGTPSGFENFCEDDEGYTKWYVLHAEANAILKVAASTQSCKGATLYITMSPCKECSKLIHQAGIVKVVYQDAYKDDSGLKFLAKAGIELKQIEDIEA
- a CDS encoding S41 family peptidase, producing the protein MSNNKKYLPLILGVAIAAGIFIGGKLNFSDSPDRLFSTNSKKDKLNRLIDYIDYDYVDDINTDSIVDVTVNGILENLDPHSVYIPKEDMQRVSENMKGDFIGIGVSFYPFRDSIAVIRAIEGGPSERAGIKGGDRILMADGDTLFGAKLNNSDMVDKLKGPENTKVKLKVYRKGESKLLDFTVKRSAIPIKSVDAAYMLTGKLGYIKINRFAESTYKEFKTALDKLLDEGATEIALDLRDNPGGFLGIAEQIVDEFLEDEKLILFTKNKRGHIEKNFATSKGDFEDGKLFVLINENSASASEIVAGALQDNDKGTIVGRRSYGKGLVQREMDLGDGSAVRLTVSRYYTPTGRSIQRSYNKGNDDYYHDYFDRIESGELFDSDKIKVADSLKFTTPKGKVVYGGGGIIPDVFVPIDTSLQNETLTFLQRSGFISNFVFVELDKDRKAYGIMSREDFIDNYMVSDEMVFDFQDYVNLRTNTKITFVAYHDEVKQYIKAALADQLYGDGAFEQIINQSDIMIDEVIRLSEVWE
- a CDS encoding FAD-dependent oxidoreductase, yielding MQFDALIIGGGAAGLSCALILGSAKNKAYAKDKHIGIVVHQKTSHLQTALFNNVLGLTPGTTGASVLESGKQQLTKLYPHVEQIEGEKVLELEKIKNGFKIKTNKHTYQSKIVVVAVGYTNLMHIKGLEQYVEPHPRSAIEKDRIWLKNTDHLIEENLYVAGSLAGWRSQFAICSGSGAHVATDILTLWNEGNHAKVHDKIEE
- a CDS encoding MarC family protein — protein: MQFNFKEIFTAFMVLFAVIDIIGNIPIIIDLRKKMGHIQSGKASIIAGVILIMFLFLGKSILNLVGIDVNSFAVAGSFILFFIALEMILGITLYKEEEHSAMSATVFPLAFPLIAGPGSLTTLLSLRAEFSTENIIVAVLLNVIIIFVVLKTSKKIERLIGQNGINIIRKVFGVILLAIAVKLFAHNIKALFALT